From the genome of Oncorhynchus clarkii lewisi isolate Uvic-CL-2024 chromosome 11, UVic_Ocla_1.0, whole genome shotgun sequence, one region includes:
- the LOC139420116 gene encoding solute carrier family 22 member 13-like: MLDLFRIPYLRKRALILCYIWFVTSLVYYGVSLNVGNFGLDIYLTQLIFGIAELPARLGSLPLIEHFGRRMCQAIALFFGGTACLVLLAVPDDMPVVTTVIAVSGKFALAASFTIIYVYTAELYPTVVRQNGVGLNSMCARVAGILAPLIRLLEVYHYSIPMLIYGILPFLGGGLCFMLPETLNTELQDHTEPQEKDSVTPEKLNLENGLSHVEDKTEETMITKM, from the exons TCTGCTATATCTG gtTTGTAACCAGTCTGGTGTACTATGGGGTGAGTCTAAACGTGGGTAACTTTGGTCTGGACATCTATCTGACCCAGCTGATCTTTGGCATTGCTGAGCTCCCTGCCCGACTGGGCTCCCTGCCCCTCATAGAACACTTTGGACGGAGGATGTGTCAGGCCATCGCCCTGTTCTTCGGAGGCACAGCCTGTCTTGTTCTTCTAGCTGTTCCAGATG ACATGCCAGTAGTGACGACAGTCATAGCCGTGTCAGGGAAATTTGCCCTGGCTGCCTCCTTCACCATCATCTATGTTTACACAGCTGAGCTCTATCCCACTGTAGTGAG ACAGAACGGTGTGGGTCTGAACTCCATGTGTGCCCGTGTGGCTGGCATCCTTGCCCCCTTGATTAGACTGCTGGAGGTGTATCACTATTCCATCCCTATGTTGATCTATGGCATCCTGCCCTTCCTGGGTGGAGGCCTCTGTTTCATGCTGCCTGAGACACTCAACACTGAGCTACAAGACCACACTGAACCACAGGAGAAGGACTCAGT AACTCCTGAGAAGTTGAATCTTGAAAATGGACTCAGTCATGTAGAGGATAAGACAGAAGAAACAATGATCacaaaaatgtaa
- the LOC139420117 gene encoding xin actin-binding repeat-containing protein 1 isoform X2 → MAEVSQQRKDGLLQPGPSRLHQEAGPTVRTSTQPSIASPTLPSKEALSALYQQRQKVELRRLLKHTHPELRSLESLDGVVDQELAEVLCLETQPIAGETGYEGEVLSRRLIFENCVQSNTVDPHTSKMHIAEGAGNRVGAGVGVWGDVKRTSALFEQPWYNQNLQEERVKETTDQVERTDAIHGELTECEEEEMVRLDVQSARRLFESQQVDTLRANQEDVTLNKVIVSEDERGAVQKRKQVFETGSSKTDQKVIKSQICFKNLDVSSQSEGEDLGVGANSADTEVQPQHEGFSTVKQVFERKSQCVSNADVETSPRIPKYPCTSLLENQAINKTGKPSHMQEPKPQNTSSLPGDLAPDRRVQEDMLELVANVRNRAQLFESTLFDLINHHNREEMEMVAESISETLNSLYHFNALHSHGSIIKASETGSGQKARYRLTPGLRPEIEQEKVAEGRVKNFILQLLPRATLKPQVVYLKEDAKRNVEVTMVMVPFHQVRLASNQDKGFRTANVVQLIEDILSQDSSLRKGVVIQEDGQGQTEVTVYSLYNNSEGEVERYYPPQEQRTETNVLDIAAGDEIKTETGEVRRGDVKSTISCLLATSQDHSAPATYKPEVNVMGNVKLFRSCIEKGDLEYLKTLQVQPEEKELPLRTDVVTGVSTEPKIHNQQHQPEDQVEQNDPDIVLKNIFLANQSCAQQNETKAEKTSKAIVQDQHTSVEKIETCSDSVIKTSTSQTSTEQHQEEEEEVVRGNVQAALQSLEKTSGVNVSQGDFEAAMICRKSPKSQKGSHKKKTNVRYAPQHSEVKTGTLTEAQPAPSVVMSEGQAISVKSSDIVVDVQQTSVQKEETSCNSVIKISTSHSSITSEHEPTPCRLKTEEASCAATSSEELQNAEALSVEVQEGTEVVQRGHLKPAMKSLQSATTEEEEEEEKEEVLRGNLQAVLHSLEKTSGVNVSQGDFKAAMIYRNSGKSTFQSQKRKPDMRNVPKHSELKTGFLTEAQPFSSVAMSEGEQVATKELRVATANPPSPDQTTNKLATASTLKHESQTGSQSLAPSNKKKRHVGPKPGLLPKPAVPPKPGLLPKPAVPLKPGQMTGSTASQSTETEVDISDSHTISIRTTSSISSIASTHSTQLKESTKSQTKESTKSQSKESTKSKESKKSTKSQSKEEQSPQTFTIKPKSYADALCRGLQQTDSVPEAQQSRYVSERPAGSSVGTADTEAAEATQHTGDATQLNEEMTLNQEGQGSEVIPQRQTSFNLVPVEESNTKSPQERTPIEQRQGPQGALKDKEKVNEDFIGFQAALQNFGGKSKAPVKPKHVKMTQSEENQKHTSLTVTHTAVGQQASDPSQPQPCSKPENNIQKEEKENTVVMREKKAEMKAEMKAETEDERGQRLSVHMDKIMRGNVTMAMEIFDNLRKQEELKEILTWVEEVEEDTRQVDVRALRKIFENIPDWVVAPRDKRQRKQQQQTKVEQKISEVKRSETLKDDTETSMSSMALVFGNLERASEEIMNLKEQTFARLMDIEVAIKKALYSVSTLKSDSDIAVLSGLFKESLKGTAAQESLKGTAAQTQGSTSNISTISTGSSSRAKTAQGKDSPTTKTQRDPGLPADEGPVIKSQSSPPSSFISIQSVTKQESEDRQQESADRQKGSAARQQESAAKQESEDRQQESADRQQESADRQKGSAARQKSSLQPPLCSACQLSLKCRPSGSPCSRSPLNQKHQVSVLEVKIAPEWSEVVDTKTVREN, encoded by the coding sequence ATGGCAGAGGTTAGCCAACAGAGGAAAGATGGTCTTCTTCAACCTGGTCCATCCAGACTTCACCAAGAGGCAGGACCCACTGTGAGAACATCCACCCAGCCATCCATCGCCTCTCCCACTCTTCCTTCCAAAGAGGCATTGTCAGCATTGTACCAACAGCGACAGAAAGTTGAGCTGCGGAGGCTCCTGAAGCACACCCACCCGGAGCTGAGGAGCCTGGAAAGCCTAGATGGGGTGGTGGATCAGGAGCTGGCTGAAGTGCTGTGTTTAGAAACCCAGCCGATAGCTGGCGAGACCGGATACGAGGGAGAGGTCCTGTCCAGGCGGTTGATATTCGAGAACTGTGTACAGAGCAATACTGTGGATCCCCACACTTCTAAAATGCACATCGCGGAGGGGGCCGGGAATAGAGTTGGGGCTGGTGTTGGTGTTTGGGGAGACGTGAAGAGAACATCAGCTTTGTTTGAACAGCCATGGTATAACCAGAACCTTCAGGAGGAGAGGGTTAAAGAAACCACAGACCAGGTGGAGAGGACTGATGCTATTCATGGGGAACTTACtgagtgtgaggaggaggagatggtcaGGTTGGACGTCCAGTCTGCTAGGAGGCTGTTTGAGAGCCAGCAAGTCGACACCCTGAGGGCCAACCAGGAGGACGTGACCCTGAACAAGGTTATCGTGTCAGAGGATGAGAGGGGAGCTGTTCAGAAGAGAAAACAAGTGTTTGAGACAGGAAGCAGTAAGACAGATCAGAAAGTGATCAAAAGCCAAATTTGTTTTAAAAATCTTGATGTGAGTTCTCAGTCTGAGGGAGAAGATCTGGGTGTCGGTGCTAATAGTGCAGACACTGAGGTTCAGCCACAGCATGAAGGGTTCTCCACAGTCAAACAAGTCTTTGAGAGAAAGTCACAGTGTGTTTCAAACGCAGATGTTGAAACTAGTCCAAGAATTCCAAAGTATCCGTGTACTTCTCTGCTTGAAAACCAAGCAATAAATAAAACTGGAAAACCATCACATATGCAGGAACCAAAGCCCCAGAACACTAGTTCACTCCCAGGCGACCTAGCTCCTGATAGAAGGGTCCAGGAGGACATGTTAGAGTTAGTGGCTAACGTAAGGAACAGAGCTCAATTGTTTGAGTCCACTCTGTTCGACCTGATTAACCACCAtaacagagaggagatggagatggtgGCAGAGAGCATCAGCGAGACATTGAACTCTCTCTATCACTTCAACGCCCTCCACTCCCACGGATCCATCATCAAGGCTAGCGAGACAGGAAGTGGTCAGAAGGCTAGGTACAGGCTGACCCCCGGTCTGAGACCAGAGATAGAACAGGAAAAGGTGGCTGAGGGCAGGGTTAAGAATTTTATACTCCAGCTGTTACCCCGGGCAACCCTTAAGCCTCAGGTGGTTTACCTGAAGGAGGACGCGAAGAGGAACGTGGAGGTTACCATGGTGATGGTACCTTTCCATCAGGTACGTCTGGCTTCAAACCAAGATAAAGGGTTCAGAACAGCTAACGTTGTCCAGCTCATTGaggacatcctcagtcaggacagcTCTCTGAGGAAAGGAGTAGTTATACAGGAGGACGGTCAGGGACAGACTGAGGTCACCGTTTACTCCCTGTACAACAATtctgaaggagaggtggagaggtactATCCCCCACAGGAACAGAGGACGGAGACCAACGTCCTAGACATTGCTGCAGGCGATGAGATTAAAACTGAGACTGGTGAAGTAAGGAGAGGCGATGTGAAGTCAACCATCAGCTGTCTCTTGGCCACCAGTCAGGACCACTCAGCCCCAGCCACTTACAAACCTGAGGTCAATGTCATGGGGAATGTCAAGTTATTCAGGAGCTGCATTGAAAAGGGAGATTTGGAGTATCTGAAAACCTTGCAGGTCCAGCCAGAGGAGAAGGAACTCCCACTTCGGACTGATGTTGTAACAGGTGTCTCCACGGAGCCAAAGATACATAATCAACAACACCAACCAGAGGATCAGGTGGAGCAGAATGATCCGGATATAGTCCTTAAGAACATCTTCTTAGCCAACCAGAGCTGTGCCCAACAGAACGAGACTAAGGCAGAGAAGACCTCTAAAGCAATAGTACAGGACCAGCACACCTCTGTGGAGAAGATAGAGACGTGCTCTGATTCTGTTATAAAGACCTCCACATCCCAGACATCCACAGAGCAgcaccaggaggaggaggaggaggtagtgagAGGTAATGTACAGGCAGCGCTCCAATCTCTGGAGAAGACTAGTGGCGTTAATGTCAGCCAAGGAGACTTCGAGGCTGCCATGATCTGCAGGAAATCTCCAAAATCTCAGAAAGGAAGCCATAAGAAGAAGACTAATGTGAGGTATGCTCCCCAACACAGTGAAGTAAAGACTGGGACTCTGACTGAAGCTCAACCAGCCCCTTCAGTAGTGATGAGTGAAGGACAAGCCATCTCTGTGAAGAGCAGTGACATTGTAGTAGATGTCCAGCAGACCTCTGTGCAGAAGGAAGAGACCAGCTGTAATTCTGTTATAAAGATCTCCACATCCCACTCCTCTATCACCTCAGAACATGAACCTACACCCTGCCGCCTCAAGACCGAAGAGGCTAGCTGTGCTGCTACGTCTTCTGAAGAACTACAAAATGCAGAAGCCTTGAGTGTGGAGGTCCAAGAGGGCACTGAGGTGGTCCAGAGAGGACACTTAAAACCTGCCATGAAGTCGTTACAGAGTGCtacaacagaggaggaggaggaagaggagaaggaggaggtacTGAGAGGTAATCTACAGGCAGTGCTTCATTCTTTAGAGAAGACTAGCGGCGTTAACGTCAGCCAAGGAGACTTCAAGGCTGCCATGATATACAGGAACTCTGGGAAATCTACATTTCAAAGCCAAAAGAGGAAACCTGATATGAGGAATGTTCCAAAACACAGTGAATTAAAGACTGGATTTCTGACTGAAGCTCAACCATTCTCTTCAGTAGCGATGAGTGAAGGAGAACAGGTGGCCACCAAGGAGCTGAGAGTAGCAACTGCAAACCCCCCCAGCCCAGACCAAACCACAAATAAACTAGCTACAGCCTCCACTTTGAAACATGAATCTCAGACTGGCTCTCAATCTCTAGCTCCCTCAAATAAAAAGAAAAGACATGTTGGCCCAAAACCTGGTCTTCTGCCGAAACCAGCAGTTCCTCCTAAACCAGGTCTTCTGCCGAAACCAGCAGTTCCTCTTAAACCAGGTCAGATGACAGGAAGCACAGCTAGTCAGTcaacagagacagaggtagatATCAGTGACAGCCACACCATTTCTATAAGAACTACTAGTAGTATTTCTAGTATTGCTAGTACTCACAGTACTCAACTGAAAGAGTCAACCAAAAGTCAAACAAAAGAGTCAACCAAAAGTCAATCAAAAGAATCAACCAAATCAAAGGAATCAAAGAAATCAACTAAAAGTCAATCAAAAGAAGAGCAATCTCCCCAAACATTCACTATCAAACCAAAGTCCTACGCAGATGCCCTTTGCAGAGGCTTACAACAGACAGATAGTGTTCCGGAGGCACAACAGAGTAGGTACGTATCTGAGAGGCCAGCTGGGAGCTCAGTAGGAACAGCTGATACTGAGGCTGCCGAGGCCACCCAACACACTGGTGATGCAACCCAACTCAATGAGGAAATGACATTAAACCAGGAAGGTCAAGGGTCTGAGGTCATCCCTCAGAGACAGACTAGTTTTAACTTGGTTCCAGTGGAGGAGAGCAACACTAAGTCACCACAAGAAAGGACTCCTATAGAGCAGAGACAGGGACCCCAGGGGGCCCTAAAGGACAAAGAGAAGGTCAATGAGGACTTCATAGGGTTTCAAGCAGCACTTCAGAACTTTGGAGGGAAGAGTAAAGCCCCTGTGAAACCTAAACACGTGAAGATGACCCAGAGTGAAGAGAACCAGAAACACACCTCTCTCACAGTTACACACACTGCTGTGGGACAGCAAGCCAGTGACCCTTCTCAGCCTCAACCATGCAGTAAACCAGAGAACAACATCcagaaagaagagaaggaaaacaCAGTGGTAATGAGGGAGAAGAAAGCGGAGATGAAAGCGGAGATGAAAGCAGAGACAGAGGATGAGCGTGGCCAGAGGCTGTCGGTCCACATGGATAAGATCATGAGGGGTAACGTGACCATGGCCATGGAGATCTTTGACAACCTGAGGAAGCAGGAGGAGCTGAAAGAGATCTTGACctgggtggaggaggtggaggaagacacCAGACAGGTGGACGTCAGGGCCCTCAGGAAAATATTTGAGAATATACCTGACTGGGTCGTTGCCCCAAGAGACAAGAGACAacgtaaacaacaacaacagaccaagGTGGAACAGAAGATCTCAGAAGTGAAGAGATCAGAGACGCTGAAAGATGATACTGAGACCTCAATGTCCTCCATGGCTCTTGTGTTCGGAAATCTGGAGAGAGCAAGTGAGGAGATCATGAACCTGAAGGAGCAGACTTTCGCCAGACTGATGGATATAGAAGTGGCCATTAAGAAGGCTTTGTACTCTGTGTCCACTCTTAAGTCAGACTCTGATATCGCTGTTCTGTCTGGCCTGTTTAAGGAGTCCCTAAAGGGGACAGCAGCCCAGGAGTCCCTAAAGGGGACAGCAGCCCAGACCCAAGGCTCCACTAGCAACATCAGCACTATCAGTACCGGCTCCAGCAGCAGAGCTAAGACGGCCCAGGGAAAGGACAGCCCTACCACTAAGACACAAAGAGACCCAGGTCTGCCAGCTGATGAGGGACCTGTCATTAAGTCCCAGAGCAGTCCTCCATCCTCCTTCATCTCCATCCAGTCTGTAACCAAGCAGGAGTCAGAAGACAGACAACAGGAgtctgcagacagacagaagggttcTGCAGCCAGACAACAGGAGTCTGCAGCCAAGCAGGAGTCAGAAGACAGACAACAGGAGTCTGCAGACAGACAACAGGAgtctgcagacagacagaagggttcTGCAGCCAGACAAAAGTCCTCCCTGCAGCCTCCACTGTGCTCAGCCTGTCAGCTCAGCCTGAAGTGTCGCCCTTCTGGTAGCCCTTGTAGCAGAAgccctctcaatcagaaacatCAGGTCAGCGTACTCGAAGTGAAGATAGCCCCAGAGTGGAGTGAGGTCGTCGACACTAAGACAGTTAGGGAGAACTAG
- the LOC139420117 gene encoding xin actin-binding repeat-containing protein 1 isoform X1: MILFLQAQDPSSPTKRGGKPSKMAEVSQQRKDGLLQPGPSRLHQEAGPTVRTSTQPSIASPTLPSKEALSALYQQRQKVELRRLLKHTHPELRSLESLDGVVDQELAEVLCLETQPIAGETGYEGEVLSRRLIFENCVQSNTVDPHTSKMHIAEGAGNRVGAGVGVWGDVKRTSALFEQPWYNQNLQEERVKETTDQVERTDAIHGELTECEEEEMVRLDVQSARRLFESQQVDTLRANQEDVTLNKVIVSEDERGAVQKRKQVFETGSSKTDQKVIKSQICFKNLDVSSQSEGEDLGVGANSADTEVQPQHEGFSTVKQVFERKSQCVSNADVETSPRIPKYPCTSLLENQAINKTGKPSHMQEPKPQNTSSLPGDLAPDRRVQEDMLELVANVRNRAQLFESTLFDLINHHNREEMEMVAESISETLNSLYHFNALHSHGSIIKASETGSGQKARYRLTPGLRPEIEQEKVAEGRVKNFILQLLPRATLKPQVVYLKEDAKRNVEVTMVMVPFHQVRLASNQDKGFRTANVVQLIEDILSQDSSLRKGVVIQEDGQGQTEVTVYSLYNNSEGEVERYYPPQEQRTETNVLDIAAGDEIKTETGEVRRGDVKSTISCLLATSQDHSAPATYKPEVNVMGNVKLFRSCIEKGDLEYLKTLQVQPEEKELPLRTDVVTGVSTEPKIHNQQHQPEDQVEQNDPDIVLKNIFLANQSCAQQNETKAEKTSKAIVQDQHTSVEKIETCSDSVIKTSTSQTSTEQHQEEEEEVVRGNVQAALQSLEKTSGVNVSQGDFEAAMICRKSPKSQKGSHKKKTNVRYAPQHSEVKTGTLTEAQPAPSVVMSEGQAISVKSSDIVVDVQQTSVQKEETSCNSVIKISTSHSSITSEHEPTPCRLKTEEASCAATSSEELQNAEALSVEVQEGTEVVQRGHLKPAMKSLQSATTEEEEEEEKEEVLRGNLQAVLHSLEKTSGVNVSQGDFKAAMIYRNSGKSTFQSQKRKPDMRNVPKHSELKTGFLTEAQPFSSVAMSEGEQVATKELRVATANPPSPDQTTNKLATASTLKHESQTGSQSLAPSNKKKRHVGPKPGLLPKPAVPPKPGLLPKPAVPLKPGQMTGSTASQSTETEVDISDSHTISIRTTSSISSIASTHSTQLKESTKSQTKESTKSQSKESTKSKESKKSTKSQSKEEQSPQTFTIKPKSYADALCRGLQQTDSVPEAQQSRYVSERPAGSSVGTADTEAAEATQHTGDATQLNEEMTLNQEGQGSEVIPQRQTSFNLVPVEESNTKSPQERTPIEQRQGPQGALKDKEKVNEDFIGFQAALQNFGGKSKAPVKPKHVKMTQSEENQKHTSLTVTHTAVGQQASDPSQPQPCSKPENNIQKEEKENTVVMREKKAEMKAEMKAETEDERGQRLSVHMDKIMRGNVTMAMEIFDNLRKQEELKEILTWVEEVEEDTRQVDVRALRKIFENIPDWVVAPRDKRQRKQQQQTKVEQKISEVKRSETLKDDTETSMSSMALVFGNLERASEEIMNLKEQTFARLMDIEVAIKKALYSVSTLKSDSDIAVLSGLFKESLKGTAAQESLKGTAAQTQGSTSNISTISTGSSSRAKTAQGKDSPTTKTQRDPGLPADEGPVIKSQSSPPSSFISIQSVTKQESEDRQQESADRQKGSAARQQESAAKQESEDRQQESADRQQESADRQKGSAARQKSSLQPPLCSACQLSLKCRPSGSPCSRSPLNQKHQVSVLEVKIAPEWSEVVDTKTVREN, from the exons ATGATCCTTTTCCTGCAGGCTCAAGATCCATCCTCTCCAACCAAGAGAGGAGGGAAACCATCCAAG ATGGCAGAGGTTAGCCAACAGAGGAAAGATGGTCTTCTTCAACCTGGTCCATCCAGACTTCACCAAGAGGCAGGACCCACTGTGAGAACATCCACCCAGCCATCCATCGCCTCTCCCACTCTTCCTTCCAAAGAGGCATTGTCAGCATTGTACCAACAGCGACAGAAAGTTGAGCTGCGGAGGCTCCTGAAGCACACCCACCCGGAGCTGAGGAGCCTGGAAAGCCTAGATGGGGTGGTGGATCAGGAGCTGGCTGAAGTGCTGTGTTTAGAAACCCAGCCGATAGCTGGCGAGACCGGATACGAGGGAGAGGTCCTGTCCAGGCGGTTGATATTCGAGAACTGTGTACAGAGCAATACTGTGGATCCCCACACTTCTAAAATGCACATCGCGGAGGGGGCCGGGAATAGAGTTGGGGCTGGTGTTGGTGTTTGGGGAGACGTGAAGAGAACATCAGCTTTGTTTGAACAGCCATGGTATAACCAGAACCTTCAGGAGGAGAGGGTTAAAGAAACCACAGACCAGGTGGAGAGGACTGATGCTATTCATGGGGAACTTACtgagtgtgaggaggaggagatggtcaGGTTGGACGTCCAGTCTGCTAGGAGGCTGTTTGAGAGCCAGCAAGTCGACACCCTGAGGGCCAACCAGGAGGACGTGACCCTGAACAAGGTTATCGTGTCAGAGGATGAGAGGGGAGCTGTTCAGAAGAGAAAACAAGTGTTTGAGACAGGAAGCAGTAAGACAGATCAGAAAGTGATCAAAAGCCAAATTTGTTTTAAAAATCTTGATGTGAGTTCTCAGTCTGAGGGAGAAGATCTGGGTGTCGGTGCTAATAGTGCAGACACTGAGGTTCAGCCACAGCATGAAGGGTTCTCCACAGTCAAACAAGTCTTTGAGAGAAAGTCACAGTGTGTTTCAAACGCAGATGTTGAAACTAGTCCAAGAATTCCAAAGTATCCGTGTACTTCTCTGCTTGAAAACCAAGCAATAAATAAAACTGGAAAACCATCACATATGCAGGAACCAAAGCCCCAGAACACTAGTTCACTCCCAGGCGACCTAGCTCCTGATAGAAGGGTCCAGGAGGACATGTTAGAGTTAGTGGCTAACGTAAGGAACAGAGCTCAATTGTTTGAGTCCACTCTGTTCGACCTGATTAACCACCAtaacagagaggagatggagatggtgGCAGAGAGCATCAGCGAGACATTGAACTCTCTCTATCACTTCAACGCCCTCCACTCCCACGGATCCATCATCAAGGCTAGCGAGACAGGAAGTGGTCAGAAGGCTAGGTACAGGCTGACCCCCGGTCTGAGACCAGAGATAGAACAGGAAAAGGTGGCTGAGGGCAGGGTTAAGAATTTTATACTCCAGCTGTTACCCCGGGCAACCCTTAAGCCTCAGGTGGTTTACCTGAAGGAGGACGCGAAGAGGAACGTGGAGGTTACCATGGTGATGGTACCTTTCCATCAGGTACGTCTGGCTTCAAACCAAGATAAAGGGTTCAGAACAGCTAACGTTGTCCAGCTCATTGaggacatcctcagtcaggacagcTCTCTGAGGAAAGGAGTAGTTATACAGGAGGACGGTCAGGGACAGACTGAGGTCACCGTTTACTCCCTGTACAACAATtctgaaggagaggtggagaggtactATCCCCCACAGGAACAGAGGACGGAGACCAACGTCCTAGACATTGCTGCAGGCGATGAGATTAAAACTGAGACTGGTGAAGTAAGGAGAGGCGATGTGAAGTCAACCATCAGCTGTCTCTTGGCCACCAGTCAGGACCACTCAGCCCCAGCCACTTACAAACCTGAGGTCAATGTCATGGGGAATGTCAAGTTATTCAGGAGCTGCATTGAAAAGGGAGATTTGGAGTATCTGAAAACCTTGCAGGTCCAGCCAGAGGAGAAGGAACTCCCACTTCGGACTGATGTTGTAACAGGTGTCTCCACGGAGCCAAAGATACATAATCAACAACACCAACCAGAGGATCAGGTGGAGCAGAATGATCCGGATATAGTCCTTAAGAACATCTTCTTAGCCAACCAGAGCTGTGCCCAACAGAACGAGACTAAGGCAGAGAAGACCTCTAAAGCAATAGTACAGGACCAGCACACCTCTGTGGAGAAGATAGAGACGTGCTCTGATTCTGTTATAAAGACCTCCACATCCCAGACATCCACAGAGCAgcaccaggaggaggaggaggaggtagtgagAGGTAATGTACAGGCAGCGCTCCAATCTCTGGAGAAGACTAGTGGCGTTAATGTCAGCCAAGGAGACTTCGAGGCTGCCATGATCTGCAGGAAATCTCCAAAATCTCAGAAAGGAAGCCATAAGAAGAAGACTAATGTGAGGTATGCTCCCCAACACAGTGAAGTAAAGACTGGGACTCTGACTGAAGCTCAACCAGCCCCTTCAGTAGTGATGAGTGAAGGACAAGCCATCTCTGTGAAGAGCAGTGACATTGTAGTAGATGTCCAGCAGACCTCTGTGCAGAAGGAAGAGACCAGCTGTAATTCTGTTATAAAGATCTCCACATCCCACTCCTCTATCACCTCAGAACATGAACCTACACCCTGCCGCCTCAAGACCGAAGAGGCTAGCTGTGCTGCTACGTCTTCTGAAGAACTACAAAATGCAGAAGCCTTGAGTGTGGAGGTCCAAGAGGGCACTGAGGTGGTCCAGAGAGGACACTTAAAACCTGCCATGAAGTCGTTACAGAGTGCtacaacagaggaggaggaggaagaggagaaggaggaggtacTGAGAGGTAATCTACAGGCAGTGCTTCATTCTTTAGAGAAGACTAGCGGCGTTAACGTCAGCCAAGGAGACTTCAAGGCTGCCATGATATACAGGAACTCTGGGAAATCTACATTTCAAAGCCAAAAGAGGAAACCTGATATGAGGAATGTTCCAAAACACAGTGAATTAAAGACTGGATTTCTGACTGAAGCTCAACCATTCTCTTCAGTAGCGATGAGTGAAGGAGAACAGGTGGCCACCAAGGAGCTGAGAGTAGCAACTGCAAACCCCCCCAGCCCAGACCAAACCACAAATAAACTAGCTACAGCCTCCACTTTGAAACATGAATCTCAGACTGGCTCTCAATCTCTAGCTCCCTCAAATAAAAAGAAAAGACATGTTGGCCCAAAACCTGGTCTTCTGCCGAAACCAGCAGTTCCTCCTAAACCAGGTCTTCTGCCGAAACCAGCAGTTCCTCTTAAACCAGGTCAGATGACAGGAAGCACAGCTAGTCAGTcaacagagacagaggtagatATCAGTGACAGCCACACCATTTCTATAAGAACTACTAGTAGTATTTCTAGTATTGCTAGTACTCACAGTACTCAACTGAAAGAGTCAACCAAAAGTCAAACAAAAGAGTCAACCAAAAGTCAATCAAAAGAATCAACCAAATCAAAGGAATCAAAGAAATCAACTAAAAGTCAATCAAAAGAAGAGCAATCTCCCCAAACATTCACTATCAAACCAAAGTCCTACGCAGATGCCCTTTGCAGAGGCTTACAACAGACAGATAGTGTTCCGGAGGCACAACAGAGTAGGTACGTATCTGAGAGGCCAGCTGGGAGCTCAGTAGGAACAGCTGATACTGAGGCTGCCGAGGCCACCCAACACACTGGTGATGCAACCCAACTCAATGAGGAAATGACATTAAACCAGGAAGGTCAAGGGTCTGAGGTCATCCCTCAGAGACAGACTAGTTTTAACTTGGTTCCAGTGGAGGAGAGCAACACTAAGTCACCACAAGAAAGGACTCCTATAGAGCAGAGACAGGGACCCCAGGGGGCCCTAAAGGACAAAGAGAAGGTCAATGAGGACTTCATAGGGTTTCAAGCAGCACTTCAGAACTTTGGAGGGAAGAGTAAAGCCCCTGTGAAACCTAAACACGTGAAGATGACCCAGAGTGAAGAGAACCAGAAACACACCTCTCTCACAGTTACACACACTGCTGTGGGACAGCAAGCCAGTGACCCTTCTCAGCCTCAACCATGCAGTAAACCAGAGAACAACATCcagaaagaagagaaggaaaacaCAGTGGTAATGAGGGAGAAGAAAGCGGAGATGAAAGCGGAGATGAAAGCAGAGACAGAGGATGAGCGTGGCCAGAGGCTGTCGGTCCACATGGATAAGATCATGAGGGGTAACGTGACCATGGCCATGGAGATCTTTGACAACCTGAGGAAGCAGGAGGAGCTGAAAGAGATCTTGACctgggtggaggaggtggaggaagacacCAGACAGGTGGACGTCAGGGCCCTCAGGAAAATATTTGAGAATATACCTGACTGGGTCGTTGCCCCAAGAGACAAGAGACAacgtaaacaacaacaacagaccaagGTGGAACAGAAGATCTCAGAAGTGAAGAGATCAGAGACGCTGAAAGATGATACTGAGACCTCAATGTCCTCCATGGCTCTTGTGTTCGGAAATCTGGAGAGAGCAAGTGAGGAGATCATGAACCTGAAGGAGCAGACTTTCGCCAGACTGATGGATATAGAAGTGGCCATTAAGAAGGCTTTGTACTCTGTGTCCACTCTTAAGTCAGACTCTGATATCGCTGTTCTGTCTGGCCTGTTTAAGGAGTCCCTAAAGGGGACAGCAGCCCAGGAGTCCCTAAAGGGGACAGCAGCCCAGACCCAAGGCTCCACTAGCAACATCAGCACTATCAGTACCGGCTCCAGCAGCAGAGCTAAGACGGCCCAGGGAAAGGACAGCCCTACCACTAAGACACAAAGAGACCCAGGTCTGCCAGCTGATGAGGGACCTGTCATTAAGTCCCAGAGCAGTCCTCCATCCTCCTTCATCTCCATCCAGTCTGTAACCAAGCAGGAGTCAGAAGACAGACAACAGGAgtctgcagacagacagaagggttcTGCAGCCAGACAACAGGAGTCTGCAGCCAAGCAGGAGTCAGAAGACAGACAACAGGAGTCTGCAGACAGACAACAGGAgtctgcagacagacagaagggttcTGCAGCCAGACAAAAGTCCTCCCTGCAGCCTCCACTGTGCTCAGCCTGTCAGCTCAGCCTGAAGTGTCGCCCTTCTGGTAGCCCTTGTAGCAGAAgccctctcaatcagaaacatCAGGTCAGCGTACTCGAAGTGAAGATAGCCCCAGAGTGGAGTGAGGTCGTCGACACTAAGACAGTTAGGGAGAACTAG